The following DNA comes from Camelina sativa cultivar DH55 chromosome 14, Cs, whole genome shotgun sequence.
tagTAACTAAGTGACTGCTTTACACATTAGATTTGCTGCTGTTATGATTGTGGATACTGGGTTAACTAtgcaacaaaatttattattttcaggcTTCAAGGGAAACAGGAGCACTTAAAGAGGCAAAGGATATGCTTGAAAAGAAAGTCGAAGAACTCACATACCGTGTCCAGTTGGAGAAACGTTCGAGGGTACGTATTTGCTAAAGAAACATCATTGTAATTGATCATTTTGGAAGTAGATGTATAATGTCTAGCACTGAACTAATTTTGCAGGGTGACTTAGAAGAAGCAACGACTCAGGAGATAGCAAAACTTCAGAGTTCATTCGAGGAAATGCGGAAGAAAGTTGAAGAAACAAATGCGTTGCTTGTGAAGGAACGCGAAGCTGCAAAGAAAGCCGCTGAAGAAGCTCCTCCTGTTATTACGGAAACACAAGTTTTAGTTGAAGATACCAAGAAGATTGAATTAATGACGGAGGAATTGGAGAGTGTAAAGGTACTGCTGTCAGTGGCTATCCATGGCATCTGATATTACTTTTCAATTGCATCTAAATGTGAGATTTACATTCAGTTTTACATGTGACTATACTTAGCATCAGTAAACATTTGTGTTGCAACAGGCTACTCTACAAAACGAGAAACAAAGGGCTGATGATGCAGTGGGGAAATTAGAAGAAGCTCAAGAGTCTCTTGaagacaaaaggaaaaaactgGAAGAGTCAGAGAAGAAAGGTCAGCAACTCCAAGAATCCCTGACAAGGTAAGCATATATCATTAAGTATTGTTATTGATATCTTTCTGTTCAGCATGATTCTGCGGGTAATTTCATTCTCCTCTGAGCTATAACAAGAAGATAATGTGATCTCAGGATGGACGAAAAGTGCAGCAACTTAGAATCGGAGAATAAAGTCTTGCGGCAACAAGCTGTCTCCATGGCACCAAATAAATTTCTCTCTGGCCGCTCCCGGTCCATTTTACAGGTAAACTAAAAcagtaaatttaaataaatgaaaccTCATGTATCTCTTTGTTGCTTTTGCCTGAAGTTGATGACTTAACCATCTGTTTAATAAAAACAGAGAGGTTCGGAGAGTGGTCATCTTGCAGTGGATGCGAGGTCAAACTTGGTAAATATGTTTAACTAATTTGGTTTGGATCGTCTGTCCGAATCATATTTAGGTTTTGGATTAATTTAATGATGAAGCAATGGATTTCAATTTGATTCAGGATCTGCATAGCCATTCGATGAATAGAGATCCCTCAGAAGTGGAAGATAAACCACAGAAATCATTAAACGAGAAGCAGCAAGAAAATCACGAGCTACTTATCCGCTGCATTGTTCAACACTTGGGTTTCCAAGGGAACAGACCTATCACAGCATGTATCATTTACAAATGCCTACTGCAATGGAGGTCATTTGAAGTCGAACGAACCAGTGTCTTTGATCGCATTATTCAGACAATAGGCCATGCTATTGAGGTAATTTGCATGAGCTTCCTAATCTTACTAGGTATTTAATTGTGATTGCAAGTGTATCCAATAGTAACGTTGTGAAAGTTGATATCTCAGACTCAAGATAACAACAATACATTGGCCTATTGGTTATCCAATGCTTCAACACTCCTCTTACTCCTCCAGCGCACGCTCAAAGCTAGTGGTGCAGCAGGGATAGCTCCACAGCGCCGCCGTTCATCTTCTGCCACTCTATTTGGAAGGATGTCTCAGGTATATTATATATGGTTTAAGATCCATCAACACAATGTAGCAAAAGCTTCGTGGTTCATTATAAGTTTAATTTTGAGAATGTCCATTATAGAGCTTCCGCGGGGCACCCCCAGGTGTAAATCTTGCCATGATAAACGGTACTGCGGGAGGTGGAGCAGATACCTTAAGACAAGTTGAAGCAAAATATCCGGCTTTACTGTTTAAGCAGCAACTCACAGCTTATGTCGAAAAGATATATGGAATGATTCGGGATAACTTGAAGAAAGAGATTTCTCCACTCCTTGGATTGTGCATTCAGGTATGCCGTTAATTATAGCCACAACGTTCATCACGACAAAATGAAGTTTTTTACCGCTAATTGAATTTGTCTGTCTGCAACTTCAAATAGGCGCCAAGAACATCGAGGGCGGGTTTAGTTAAAGGAGCATCTCGTTCCGTTGGCAACACTGCAGCTCAGCAAGCACTGATTGCCCACTGGCAAGGAATTGTCAAGAGCCTTACAAATTTCCTTAACACTCTGAAATCAAACAATGTGAGTTCCTTCATGATTTCACTTCCTCTAAATATAAACAAGTTCTGGACTGCCCTGAATTTAAACCATCTAATTATGCTTTTTAGGTTCCTTCATTCTTGGTGCGTAAGGTGTTTACGCAGATATTCTCATTCATTAATGTTCAGCTGTTTAACAGGTTTTTCCGGGGCTCATTAGTATCTAAAACATTATTGTCTCTGGACTCAAACATTGCTAACTATCTTTTACTAATCATATTCTTCCTTTGTTGTCCCCAACAGTCTTTTATTGAGACGCGAGTGTTGTTCATTTAGCAATGGCGAGTACGTCAAAGCCGGCTTGTCTGAATTGGAACACTGGTGTTTCAAGGCAACAGATGAGGTAACTCACGTAGTTTTCACTCTGTTATTAtaactcaacaaaaacaaaactaacaacAGCAATTGCAGTATGCCGGTTCTTCATGGGATGAGCTTAAGCATATCAGACAGGCCATTGGGTTTCTGGTAACATTTCCTTTTGTTCTATCTAAACATTAAGGATAGTCCCATGAGGGTACGGTAAACCATATTTATGCTTGCTCCAACTACAGGTCATAcaccaaaaaccaaagaaaaatcttGATGAGATCAGCCATGATCTTTGCCCGGTAAGTTGAAGTTTTTTCAGTTCAATATGATACGACTCTTCTATATTCCATATGTCACACTTGCCAATTTGCTTACAAATGTCATAAAAGGTCGAAATATATCAGAGCTTCGTAGTTCGCATTTGCTGATAAATTGAAACTGTGGACAGGTACTAAGCATACAACAGCTATACAGGATCAGTACAATGTACTGGGATGACAAATATGGCACTCACAGCGTCTCCCCGGACGTTAGTCACCTTAATTAAGCTACTGATGATCTGATATGTGTGATTATATCCTTTAGCTAGCTAATATATATCTCTCCCTCAATAAATATAGGTGATAGCAAATATGAGGGTACTAATGACAGAAGATTCGAACAATGCAGTTAGCAACTCATTCCTTTTGGATGACGACTCCAGGTTTAACTTGATTTACTAGCTAACAATACCAATAAGATTTCGTTTTCGGGGGCAGTTGATCGATGAAGTCTTCTTCTAATTAATTGGGTGGTTTATAAATGATGTTGCAGCATCCCTTTCTCGGTTGATGATTTATCAAAGTCGATGGAGAGGTTTGAAATTGCGGATATCGAACCGCCACCTTTAATCCGTGAGAATTCAGGATTTAGCTTCTTACTACCAGTCTCtgattgatctttttttgtCTCTACCACCATCATACATCACACACCAACGGTCAACGGAAGacatatttttagtttctttagtgattgattgatttgtgaCTCTCAAGTAATAATAACTTCTTTTTGTGCCCTTGAAACAAGATTTGATTCCATTCTTTTTAAGATACATCCTCCTCATTCGTTATGTTAAAGAGTCCAATATTGAATTGTTGATTACTAAATTAACAAGGTTTTGTATCCTCTTGATCTCTCTCGATCACTACTCCGTGTAAATTGTACGAAAATAGAAATTACCTGACCGGGTCGTAAACCGGGTTTTGGGGgtgatcaaaatattaaataagttaaattataatataaagaaaatgtaaggtcttaaatcttaattaactaatctCTAATAGTAGggttaaataaattattcaatgGTTAAGACATTTCTCGGTTAAACTGAATTTTACTGAACCGGACCAgttgatgtctttttttttttggggtcaaaataGTAAATATCTTTgtgtaaaaagtaaaatatacaaagagctttaattattttctctcaGTCGTCGTCGTCTGCTCCATTCTTTGCCGTTGTTCCCTTCCACGCCTCCGCCGGTACGCTGATCTTTTGACCGGAGTTCCATCGCGGACacccatttctctctctctttggtgCTGGTAACTTCGTTAGGTAGATCTCTGTGAAACCCATATGCATTAGAGACTACAAATCTTAATCGGAGACGCAAATTGTTAGTTAGATTCGGGAAACCTCATAatcgatttcaattttttttttgtgtttcagaTTTTCTTCTTCCTAAAAAATGAAGTTTCTTATACTCGTAATGCTTCTCTGCTACTCGTTCGCCTTCTCTTCTGGGGATACGACTATTCACACGAACAACTGGGCTGTCTTGGTCTGCACTTCTCGCTTCTGGTAtactccctcctcctcctcttcattcGGATTTTGTGTAGATTTAATTCAATTGGTAAGCTGCAGATCAATATAGTTCTTCTGATAAGTGAGTCACATCTATTGCAAGTTGGTTCCATCTCCTTGTATTGAAATAGGAATCAAAGACCTTATAAGAGAGAGGATGCATGATTGATAAACCTGTTCCAGTTACCAAATTATATAACTATCTGCCTGAAGTTACATGTCTCGTCCATATTAACTTATTGTTGTGGTTGCTATTTCTCAGGTTTAACTACCGCCACATGGCCAATACTCTGTCCCTCTATAGGTGATAACTCGTTTTGTTTTCCCTTAACTGAAACCTTTTATCTTGGAATAACCGTTCATGAAGGTTCTTCtcttcatattttgtttcttaacttGGTGTTTCTAGGACAGTCAAGAGACTTGGAATACCAGATGAGAGGATTATTCTGATGCTGGCAGATGATATGGCCTGTAATGCTAGAAATGAATATCCTGCTCAAGTTTTTAACAATGAAAACCACAAACTTAACCTGTATGGAGATAACGTTGGAGGTAAATTTCTGGTTGAATGACACTTCTCCAAAGGTTTAGCACAATGAGATGTAGTCGTGAAGGTTCTTTCTAGAGTAGGTATGTTAGAAGTAGCTGCATCATAGCCTTCATATTTGTAAGCacagaatcattttttttgtctacattTTGCGATTTCTTTTCTCTGTGTTTCCATAAGATTGCTCGTAGCCAACACATAgactttgttttaatttttttttatggtgcTCCCAGCCCATATAACAGACATGTTTTCCAGAAAAAGGGCTAATTGTATGAAAATATTTTCACTCAGGTAGATTATCGTGGGTATGAGGTAACAGTTGAAAACTTTTTACGGGTTTTGACTGGGCGTCATGAGAATGCTGTTCCAAGGTCAAAGCGTCTTCTCAGTGATGAGGGTAGCCATATTCTGCTGTACATGACTGGGCATGGAGGTGATGAGTTTCTAAAGTTTCAAGATGCAGAAGAACTCCAAAGTCACGATTTAGCAGATGCTGTTAAACAAATGAAAGAGAAGCGTAGGTGTGTTTCACATTTATGGAGTTTCGAAAGTCATATCTGTCTTACAAATCTGGCTGTTCCATGGGCTATTTCTTAATGGaacaaacaatattaatttttgtctatcttaattaaattttgcctatctaatgacatttttttggcTAGCCCAGATTCAAGGAGCTGATGATAATGGTTGACACTTGCCAAGCTGCCACTCTCTTTAATCAGGTACATCTTAACTCACTTTTTCAGGATTATTTCGTCTCTATATTTCAGTAcgctaaaaaaattatttttgctCTGCATTTTCGAGTTAATATGTTAATATCCGAGTATATTCACAGTTTATGTGAGCTTGTTCTCAGCAGTTAATCTAGTTGATGTTTCCCAATGTACGAAAATTTTCTCTGACGTTGTTAATTTTCTGAAACAATTGTTTTTGTAGCTTCAGTCTCCTGGTGTTTTGGCTATTGGTAGCAGTCTGAAAGGAGAGAACTCATATTCCCATCACCTGGACTCAGATGTAAGTGCCTTTCACTATATCATGAATGGAAAGTACCATTACAATATCAAGGGGGAATTTTTCAGTGAAATCATCAAATTGTTTACggattgtttcttctttttatcattGTATTGCTGCccaattcttatattttttttgctacaGGTTGGTGTATCTGTTGTTGATCGGTTTACATATTACACTCTTGCATTCTTTGAGAGGCTCAATATTTATGACAATGCATCACTTAACAGGTACAATAGCTATGCAACTCTTGTCACGAAGATTATGCTGACGTTTTATATGATATTTCTTTTCACTTTAACTATATATGACGACATCGTGATTGTTGAATTGACTAAGGAGACAAATAAATGGTTTGATGTCTGACTAAACCTTTTCTGGTTGTCTGAACTCCCTTGTAAATTCTGGTCATATTTTGGAACTTTTCGTGTGTACCAGTTGTAATATTTTAGCGAGTTATCTTTGTCTCAGGATTTTTACGTCTGACAATTTTAGGATCATCGTTGGATTTGATACTCCTTTTTAAACTGAACTCTCTGAGCTACAAACATTTGTTCCCCCTTGCTATTGTGCAGTTTATTTAGGTCCTACGATCCGAAACTGCTAATGTCTACTGCCTACTACCGGACTGATCTTTACCAACCACATCTGGCGGAGGTAAGGAGGAATTGATTGTGCAATgacgtttttttatttaatgtcaGCTTAAATTACTATTCTGTTGTGACAAATCAAGACCAAGTTACCTAGGTTTTAGCTGCTTGTTATGTGGGGGATGATCAGTCTTGGATTTTCCATAAGTTCACTGTTATTACATGATCACGGAAACGATATTGATTTAGATGAAAAGCTTGCACATTCCGGATATATTTGacgtttgtttctgttttttatgaACTACAGTACTGTCTTGAGATGATTAATTACTCATTCTCCAAGTTTACTTATTATGGAAAATTAGGTGCCGGTCACAAATTTCTTCGGTTCAGTTATGGAGACTATTCATACTGATTCAGTTTACAAAGCTTTCTCAAGTAAAACGTCCAATAATAAGATCAATTCTGAGATGCCAGTCAATCAACTTTCTGAGCACGATGAGCTTCAGAAGGCAAACATCCCAAACGATGAGTTGAAAACTGAGGTAACTGGCTATACTCCCTTGTCTCTTCACTGATTTTATTATACTTTGGCTTGAGTACTTTACATACAGAATACTGTATAATAGAATTGAATTATGAATTTGAGCTGGTGTTAGGGTCTTGAGCATGCTTTGTGGCTTGTGTTCATGATTTTGCTGGATTTGACTAGATGAATTGAGATCAGgtgttgtgtttgttgttgcagAAGCAAAAATGCCCATATACACAAATGCGGGTAGACTTGCACGAGAAACTGGAGAAGTTTGAAAATGTTGATACTGTGGTTAACCTCGGCATAGCGGTGATGGTTTTCGTTGTAATGATCTCATCATCTTTGCTATGATGATATATATCTATGAGCAGTTCTTAAtagaaggatgatgatgatgaatttgataaTCATCTCCACTTCACTTAATCTCTGTTGTATGATTATCACTGTTACAGCTTCACATCCatgttctattatatttattttagacaATGCCTTGAAATTTCCTcaagataaagaaaatattgaCTCACAAATGGTAGCTGCAGGTTACTTTGGCTACTTTTTGCAAACCTAGATCTAGGGTTCATGTTCACTCGGCAAGAATAAAATCTGCATAAAGCTAGGGTAACAAGATTAAGGTTCAGGAATCATCGTCACTATAGACTAAAAAGCTCAGTTGGAGGGGGTTTGGTAAGCTTGGtaataaatgtgaaaaataaaacaatattctGTAAACGATGATTTTTACTTTAACTTGATTGGGATACTGCAACTTTATTCTTGGGTACTTGATAAAGTAATAAAAGTATTGTTACTATGCAGCTATGCTAATTATCAGGGTATGTATTGAAATCAtggttttagagaatttttattaaatttaaattttttggaattttgatagattacAGAGAAgctgatatgatttattgtaaaattatttcaaatctcacataaaaccatgaaatttggatttctttatctttaactaaacaaatcttcttAAATCCTTCAGGTgtattttttcatcttttttaatacaaatcatctaagttttgtttcttacccaagataaatattgtgaaatctctagtaatttttttcataataaacgtataaaactcaaaataaaatataattcatttgCACAAAGTGTATTGGTAACagaaaaagatagataaaaGTACCAAGTAAAATGGGGAGATGCAGTGGTGTAGCCGCATAAGGCGgaaggcaacaaaaaaaaaagaaagtagttTGCCATCTTTTTCTCAACTCCTGAAACTGAGGCTGACTCTTTACTTACTTCTTTTATTGCTCTCTCATTCttaatatcaattaatatagGTAAAGGGGCTTATAGTAAGAAGTacttcagaagaagagagagtgtgtgtATAATAATAGACCACCACCAAAACACACAGACAACACAACAACACCCCAACACAGCAGcgactctctctatctctcttcacATTATTTTCACATTCCTCTTGCTTTTTGCTGTTCAAAACCTATCTGTACTCTTTCTcccaacaaaaataattactattaaatactaaaaaaaaaaaacttgtgtccctctcttttgatttgttttttgctaatttttttttatctttgatttctCCTCCTCCCACCTCCACTGGAATCCACccaaacaaaacacactcaattttgttttgcttctgaGATCTGAAGAACGTGTCTCTTTGAGATCCCCGTCGGTGATGCGCTACGAAGATGGCGAATCTAGTCCCTGGTGTTTTGCTCAAGCTTCTCCAGCATATGAACACCGACGTCAAAATCGCCGGCGAACACAGGTCCTCTCTATTACAAGTCGTCAGTATCGTGCCCGCCTTAGCCGGTGGGGAGCTTTTCCCTAACCAGGGCTTTTACCTCAGAGTCTCTGATTCCTCTCACGCCACTTACGTTTCTTTACCTGACGAACACGACGATTTGATTCTTAGTGATAAGATCCAATTAGGTCAATTCATTCATGTCGATAGAGTTGAGTCTTCTTCCCCTGTCCCGATTCTTCGTGGTGTTAGACCTGTTCCTGGTAGGCATCCTTGCGTTGGTGATCCTGAAGATATCGTAGCTACTCACTCTCTAGGGTTTCTTAGTGATGACAAGGTNNNNNNNNNNNNNNNNNNNNNNNNNNNNNNNNNNNNNNNNNNNNNNNNNNNNNNNNNNNNNNNNNNNNNNNNNNNNNNNNNNNNNNNNNNNNNNNNNNNNNNNNNNNNNNNNNNNNNNNNNNNNNNNNNNNNNNNNNNNNNNNNNNNNNNNNNNNNNNNNNNNNNNNNNNNNNNNNNNNNNNNNNNNNNNNNNNNNNNNNNNNNNNNNNNNNNNNNNNNNNNNNNNNNNNNNNNNNNNNNNNNNNNNNNNNNNNNNNNNNNNNNNNNNNNNNNNNNNNNNNNNNNNNNNNNNNNNNNNNNNNNNNNNNNNNNNNNNNNNNNNNNNNNNNNNNNNNNNNNNNNNNNNNNNNNNNNNNNNNNNNNNNNNNNNNNNNNNNNNNNNNNNNNNNNNNNNNNNNNNNNNNNNNNNNNNNNNNNNNNNNNNNNNNNNNNNNNNNNNNNNNNNNNNNNNNNNNNNNNNNNNNNNNNNNNNNNNNNNNNNNNNNNNNNNNNNNNNNNNNNNNNNNNNNNNNNNNNNNNNNNNNNNNNNNNNNNNNNNNNNNNNNNNNNNNNNNNNNNNNNNNNNNNNNNNNNNNNNNNNNNNNNNNNNNNNNNNNNNNNNNNNNNNNNNNNNNNNNNNNNNNNNNNNNNNNNNNNNNNNNNNNNNNNNNNNNNNNNNNNNNNNNNNNNNNNNNNNNNNNNNNNNNNNNNNNNNNNNNNNNNNNNNNNNNNNNNNNNNNNNNNNNNNNNNNNNNNNNNNNNNNNNNNNNNNNNNNNNNNNNNNNNNNNNNNNNNNNNNNNNNNNNNNNNNNNNNNNNNNNNNNNNNNNNNNNNNNNNNNNNNNNNNNNNNNNNNNNNNNNNNNNNNNNNNNNNNNNNNNNNNNNNNNNNNNNNNNNNNNNNNNNNNNNNNNNNNNNNNTCTTTACCTGACGAACACGACGATTTGATTCTTAGTGATAAGATCCAATTAGGTCAATTCATTCATGTCGATAGAGTTGAGTCTTCTTCCCCTGTCCCGATTCTTCGTGGTGTTAGACCTGTTCCTGGTAGGCATCCTTGCGTTGGTGATCCTGAAGATATCGTAGCTACTCACTCTCTAGGGTTTCTTAGTGATGACAAGGTTATTGATAATGGTGGTGCTGCTGCTAATTCGAAACCCAAAGAGAGAGTTAAGGCACCTGTGATGAAAGGAGTGGTTTCTAATGGGAGTGGAAGTGACGGTGAGAGACTAGTAGGTAATAGACTGAGTGTTAGTATCTCTAGGGATGAATCTTCTTCTGAGGGTAAGAAGCCGTCGTCTGCTTTATTTCGAGCTAAATCTGCTAAGTCGGGTTTGAGTTTGGATGTTAAGAAGGAATCTTTGGGGAAGCTGAAGACTTCTTCTGGTTCTAAGTCTATACCTTCTTCGCCAACTAGTTGTTATTCACTGCCTAATTCTTTTGCGAAGTTTGCAAATGGGATTaagcagcaacagaatgtgAAGCCTAAGGTATTGGAGAAAGGTTCTCTTAGGATGGGGTTGGCAGATAAAGGGCGGTCTCTTCTCAAACCGGAGAGTCCAAGTGTGGGGAAAAAGCTTCCCATGATTAAGAATTTTGTGCAGGGGATTGAGTTTGGAGCTAAGGCGTTGAGGAAAAGCTGGGAAGGGAATTTAGACATCAGGAGTTCAGATAGATCTAAATCTACCCTTTCCAGACGTGATATAACCCCTGATTCCCGGAATTTAACAGTAagtttttttgaacttttatctttcttgttttgtttgtttgcaaaaGAGTACTTTTTTAGACATGTGAAGTGGCATTTAGACAATTCCTCCTATTCATCATGACTTGATTTGAAGCTGAAACCAGTTGTTTGAGAAATTGGGTTCTATTCCTTGGGTTTTGTATCATATTTTCGCCAGTTTTCTTTatcagtttcttgttttttttttccatctgaATTCATCTGTAACTACATTGATTTGTTGTTACTTTTTACTGTTTTCAATTTTCTGAATATagcttgtattttttttggttgctagGCTGCACGGAAAAGCACATCGAGTGAGAAGTTGCCAAGCAAACAGGAGAGGGCTAATATATTTGCAAGATCATCGAAGGAGCAAAATAAGATGCAGCCTACCAAGAAAGTCGAGACAACCGGAATACTGGACACGAAAGACAAAACGAGTAGGCCTAAATCTAAATCTGTCGAGAAGAAATCTATTGCAGAGAATGGATTGCCTGGGAATTTGGTGAAAGTCCCTGTTAATGGTAAAAGATTAGCGGCGGGAGATATCCAGTGGAGTTCACTCCCTTCATCTCTTTCGAGGATGGGACAGGTATGGGCTTgactgctcttggatcctcatATGTGCTTGCTTCATGATTAGGCTTTGAAGCATCTGTAGtgattaagaaaattaatcttcaaagttcaaaacaacctgtttagaaatttatttcatttttagcAAGTTTATGCATGTTATGTTTTCATCTTAGGCATCATGCTTACTGAGCCCTTGCTGCTGTCGATATTTGCAGGAAGTCTTGAGGCATAGAGATGCTGCCCAAGGTGTCGCAATAGAGGCCATGCAAGAAGCCTCTGCTTCTGAGAGCTTACTCCAATGCCTCATGTGCGTAATATCTTATATGTTTGTCTCTGAATGTAACTGTTACCGTCTAAGTTGTTTCTAAACTTTATTCTgcgtttccttttttttgtagtatgtACAGCGATCTTATGTCAACAGCGAAGGAAGATGATCCATTGCCAGTTGTTGAGCAGTTCCTGAAACTCCATTCTGGTTTGAAGAACGTTCAAATAGTAACGGAGTCATTGTCCAGATTAATTTGTCCGATGTCTTCCccagaaaatgaagaaaacaaatccgAGGAAGCTGTAAAAGCAGCATCAGAAAAACAGAAATTGGCAGCCTCGTGGGTCCAAGCTGCGTTGGTCACAAACTTATCGCCCTTCTCTGTCTACTCTAGCAAACCAGCCAAACTTGCTGCCTCCAAAAGCAAACCTGTAATCATACTTGAGAGCCCGGGTAGTAATTCCTCCGGTAAACCTCGTGGGAGTGTACAAAACAAGCCAACGATTGGATCTAAACTCGTAGCACAAGGCATGATTCGTAAACACAGGGAGAACAGTAGCAGCCAAAAGGCCACATCAGTAGCAGGTTCAGAGTCTCCACCGCTAAACTGGGTGAAAGGAAATGGTCTGAACGAGGCAACTGATCTTGCAGAGAAGTTGCAAATGGTTTCACAAGattggtttttgggttttgtagaGAGATTCTTGGACGCTGACGTGATTACATCTTCGAATCTGAATCTGTCTGATAATGGGCAGATCGCTGGGATGCTGTCTCAGCTCAAGAGTGTGAATGATTGGTTAGATGAGATTGGGtcgaaagaagatgaagaaggactAAAAGAAGTCTCTAAAGAAACAATTGATCGATTACGGAAGAAGATCTACGAGTATCTTTTGACACATGTAGAGTCGGCAGCTGCAGcacttggtggtggtggtggctccGTCTCTTCTCCTAGACCCAAACCAATCGAAACCAAagcaaagagataaaagatGGATGAAGAAGCTTCAACgtgtttgtgtttcttctgtatatatgaaaattggCGGCCAACTTCTTCTGTATAATTCCAGACATCACTAAGAAAGCCTACCGACGTGAAACGTTTGGTATTTTATTCAGACAGATACTCACTAAAGAAGAGCCCTATTGGTTCAAAagatttcaatattttcttttttaatccaTTTTTATAAACTGTATTTTTCCTATCGGTTAAAAgtttacaacaaaaacatagaatAAATAACATTCGAATTAGATCCATCGTTACACAAACTGTGTAATTTTACGACAAAAAATGTGAATTTGTGTGAAAATGGAGGCGATCGATACAGTTTTATTTGTTGACgttttatttgtaataataagAAACTACAAGgtcccaaaagaaaataataatatccgAACAAGTCCCTTACTCCCAATTCGTGGACTCTTTGAAATCCAAGTAAAGTTTTTGACGTTTGAACACAGATCTGTGAATTTTCTAAGGTTTCTTCCCACACGAAATCCAAAATCCAATGAATCAGAAACCTCCACCGTACGGTTATGGCGGCGCTGGTGGAGGAATCGGACCTTCATCCTCTTCTGACACCACAATCATCGGGACGTTGAGTGCACGCGCCAAGCAGACGACTCACTCGATGATCTCCACGCTCCGTCCATGGCGTCAGCTTCTCGATCTCTCCGCGCTATCTCTCCCTCAAGGATACGACGAAGCCATGGCGCGCCTAAGGCACAACATCTCTTATTTCCGTGGAAACTACGCCCTCGCCGTTCTCGTCATTGTTTTCCTCGGCCTAGTTTACCACCCAATCTCTATGATCGCCTTCATCGTCGTCTTCATCGGGTGGATTCTCCTCTATTTCTCGCGAGACGCCAACGATTCGATTGTGGTTTCTGGGAAACAAGTGGATGACCGGATCGTGCTGGTTTTGCTCAGC
Coding sequences within:
- the LOC104739469 gene encoding putative GPI-anchor transamidase, translated to MKFLILVMLLCYSFAFSSGDTTIHTNNWAVLVCTSRFWFNYRHMANTLSLYRTVKRLGIPDERIILMLADDMACNARNEYPAQVFNNENHKLNLYGDNVEVDYRGYEVTVENFLRVLTGRHENAVPRSKRLLSDEGSHILLYMTGHGGDEFLKFQDAEELQSHDLADAVKQMKEKRRFKELMIMVDTCQAATLFNQLQSPGVLAIGSSLKGENSYSHHLDSDVGVSVVDRFTYYTLAFFERLNIYDNASLNSLFRSYDPKLLMSTAYYRTDLYQPHLAEVPVTNFFGSVMETIHTDSVYKAFSSKTSNNKINSEMPVNQLSEHDELQKANIPNDELKTEKQKCPYTQMRVDLHEKLEKFENVDTVVNLGIAVMVFVVMISSSLL
- the LOC104739470 gene encoding uncharacterized protein LOC104739470 isoform X2, with product MANLVPGVLLKLLQHMNTDVKIAGEHRSSLLQVVSIVPALAGGELFPNQGFYLRVSDSSHATYVSLPDEHDDLILSDKIQLGQFIHVDRVESSSPVPILRGVRPVPGRHPCVGDPEDIVATHSLGFLSDDKVIDNGGAAANSKPKERVKAPVMKGVVSNGSGSDGERLVGNRLSVSISRDESSSEGKKPSSALFRAKSAKSGLSLDVKKESLGKLKTSSGSKSIPSSPTSCYSLPNSFAKFANGIKQQQNVKPKVLEKGSLRMGLADKGRSLLKPESPSVGKKLPMIKNFVQGIEFGAKALRKSWEGNLDIRSSDRSKSTLSRRDITPDSRNLTAARKSTSSEKLPSKQERANIFARSSKEQNKMQPTKKVETTGILDTKDKTSRPKSKSVEKKSIAENGLPGNLVKVPVNGKRLAAGDIQWSSLPSSLSRMGQEVLRHRDAAQGVAIEAMQEASASESLLQCLIMYSDLMSTAKEDDPLPVVEQFLKLHSGLKNVQIVTESLSRLICPMSSPENEENKSEEAVKAASEKQKLAASWVQAALVTNLSPFSVYSSKPAKLAASKSKPVIILESPGSNSSGKPRGSVQNKPTIGSKLVAQGMIRKHRENSSSQKATSVAGSESPPLNWVKGNGLNEATDLAEKLQMVSQDWFLGFVERFLDADVITSSNLNLSDNGQIAGMLSQLKSVNDWLDEIGSKEDEEGLKEVSKETIDRLRKKIYEYLLTHVESAAAALGGGGGSVSSPRPKPIETKAKR
- the LOC104739470 gene encoding uncharacterized protein LOC104739470 isoform X1, producing the protein MANLVPGVLLKLLQHMNTDVKIAGEHRSSLLQVVSIVPALAGGELFPNQGFYLRVSDSSHATYVSLPDEHDDLILSDKIQLGQFIHVDRVESSSPVPILRGVRPVPGRHPCVGDPEDIVATHSLGFLSDDKVIDNGGAAANSKPKERVKAPVMKGVVSNGSGSDGERLVGNRLSVSISRDESSSEGKKPSSALFRAKSAKSGLSLDVKKESLGKLKTSSGSKSIPSSPTSCYSLPNSFAKFANGIKQQQNVKPKVLEKGSLRMGLADKGRSLLKPESPSVGKKLPMIKNFVQGIEFGAKALRKSWEGNLDIRSSDRSKSTLSRRDITPDSRNLTAARKSTSSEKLPSKQERANIFARSSKEQNKMQPTKKVETTGILDTKDKTSRPKSKSVEKKSIAENGLPGNLVKVPVNGKRLAAGDIQWSSLPSSLSRMGQEVLRHRDAAQGVAIEAMQEASASESLLQCLIMYSDLMSTAKEDDPLPVVEQFLKLHSGLKNVQIVTESLSRLICPMSSPENEENKSEEAVKAASEKQKLAASWVQAALVTNLSPFSVYSSKPAKLAASKSKPVIILESPGSNSSGKPRGSVQNKPTIGSKLVAQGMIRKHRENSSSQKATSVAGSESPPLNWVKGNGLNEATDLAEKLQMVSQDWFLGFVERFLDADVITSSNLNLSDNGQIAGMLSQLKSVNDWLDEIGSKEDEEGLKEVSKETIDRLRKKIYEYLLTHVESAAAALGGGGGSVSSPRPKPIETKAKR